The sequence below is a genomic window from Acidobacteriota bacterium.
GTAATGCTGTCCGGCTTTTTTCAGCGTGTGGCGGCGACGGACGCCAGCGCTCTCCAACTGGCTCAGGCCCAGCGTCATGCCAACGTCCGCTACTGGTGCGCGTTGGCCGAGAGCAGCGGACTCAGGGCGGGCTCGGCCGACCTGGCCATCTCGGCCCAGGCCGCTCATTGGTTCGATCTGCCGGCTTATTACGCCGAGGTCAGGCGGGTCACCCGTCCCGGCGGCCTCATCTGCCTGGTCACCTACGGGATCGTGCGGGCGGGTGCCGAGGTCGACCCGCTGCTTGAGGAGTTCGAACATCAAGTCATCCAACCCTGGTGGCCCCCGGAGCGCCATCACGTCGAGGAAGGCTATGCCGGCTTTCCCTTCCCCTTCCGGGAACTCGAAGATCCCGGCCTGGAGATGGCAGTGGAATGGACCTTCGGCGAGTTCTTCGGCTACTTGAGGACGTGGTCGGCCGTGCGGGCCCTGGAGATGTCTCAGGGGCCCGAGGAGGTCGAGTCGTTTGGACGCAGGCTGGAGCGGGCGTGGGGTGCCGGCGCCCGCTCGGTCCGCTGGCCATTGACGGTGCGTGCCGGCCGCATCTGACCGCCCTGACGGGGCCTTCTGCCCATCGCCGCAAGGATGCGCCTCCCACCAAGCGTGAATCGGCTTGCTCGATGACAAGCACCGAGGCGGCTGCGGCTGTCAGCAGCGGAACTGCGGGGAAAGATGCTGAGGGCCCA
It includes:
- a CDS encoding class I SAM-dependent methyltransferase, yielding MASFKDHYSDRAAQYSASRPTYPRELGESISRMVARRRLAWEAGCGSGQVTVMLSGFFQRVAATDASALQLAQAQRHANVRYWCALAESSGLRAGSADLAISAQAAHWFDLPAYYAEVRRVTRPGGLICLVTYGIVRAGAEVDPLLEEFEHQVIQPWWPPERHHVEEGYAGFPFPFRELEDPGLEMAVEWTFGEFFGYLRTWSAVRALEMSQGPEEVESFGRRLERAWGAGARSVRWPLTVRAGRI